The Sorangiineae bacterium MSr11367 genome window below encodes:
- a CDS encoding helix-turn-helix transcriptional regulator: MAAKKKTYDCAAGCPVEAALDLIDGKWKGVILYHLQEGTLRFNELQRRLGAVNHRMLAKQLRELEESGLITRTIHAQVPPRVDYALSPEGKSMQPIIEALAAWGQARLARLG; this comes from the coding sequence ATGGCCGCAAAGAAGAAGACCTACGATTGCGCCGCAGGTTGTCCCGTCGAGGCCGCGCTCGATCTGATCGACGGCAAGTGGAAGGGCGTGATCCTGTACCACCTGCAAGAGGGCACGCTCCGCTTCAACGAGTTGCAGCGCCGCTTGGGCGCGGTCAACCATCGCATGCTCGCGAAGCAGCTGCGCGAGTTGGAGGAGTCCGGCCTCATCACGCGCACGATCCACGCGCAGGTGCCGCCGCGGGTCGACTACGCGTTGTCACCCGAGGGCAAGAGCATGCAGCCCATCATCGAAGCGCTCGCCGCGTGGGGCCAAGCGCGCCTGGCCCGTCTCGGCTAG
- a CDS encoding major royal jelly family protein — translation MKTALLLMAALLASCSSTSSSTPAVTSASERSTLSVAAESRTMIWNGVAVEGGRVFVSGPRWTGSKGPSVGVLDKAGQPQPYPSAAWNEPGRDPAQSFVNVNAIHRDGDGHLWVIDAGVSGFGGPPVPSGPKAVAIDLRTNQVVRVYPFDARIAGPGSYVDDIRFHGRHGYLTDAGRPGIIVLDLDSGAARRVLDGHPSATAPSNRPIIVDGAIVKAPDGSPLRVNADPLEVSPDGKYLYYASLHGPWSRIETRWLDDASIPSTDLAAKVEPWADLPPTGGTAMTANGDLYFGDLATNAIKRRTAGGTITTVLQDARLHWVDAPDIDEDGFIWLPTPQMDRVALFNGGVSNVDQPVRLYRLRVK, via the coding sequence ATGAAAACAGCGCTTCTTCTGATGGCGGCACTTCTCGCGTCTTGTTCGTCGACGTCCTCTTCGACGCCGGCCGTGACCTCGGCCTCCGAGCGGTCGACCCTCTCCGTGGCGGCCGAGAGTCGCACGATGATCTGGAACGGCGTGGCGGTGGAGGGCGGGCGCGTCTTCGTTTCCGGCCCGCGTTGGACGGGCTCGAAAGGGCCCTCGGTGGGCGTGCTCGACAAGGCGGGGCAGCCCCAGCCCTATCCGAGCGCCGCGTGGAACGAGCCCGGTCGCGATCCCGCCCAATCGTTCGTCAACGTGAACGCCATTCACCGCGATGGCGACGGCCACCTCTGGGTCATCGATGCCGGCGTCTCCGGCTTCGGCGGTCCGCCCGTGCCCTCGGGCCCCAAGGCCGTGGCGATCGATCTTCGAACGAACCAGGTCGTCCGCGTGTATCCCTTCGATGCGCGCATCGCAGGGCCTGGAAGCTACGTCGACGACATTCGCTTTCACGGTCGCCATGGCTACCTCACCGACGCCGGTCGCCCCGGCATCATCGTGCTCGACCTCGACAGCGGCGCCGCACGGCGCGTCCTCGATGGACACCCTTCGGCCACCGCGCCATCGAATCGGCCCATCATCGTCGACGGCGCGATCGTCAAGGCGCCCGACGGCTCTCCTCTTCGCGTGAACGCCGATCCCCTCGAGGTGAGCCCCGACGGGAAATATTTGTACTATGCATCCCTCCACGGACCTTGGTCGCGCATCGAAACGCGCTGGCTCGACGACGCGTCCATCCCGTCGACGGACCTCGCGGCGAAGGTCGAACCTTGGGCCGATCTCCCGCCCACCGGCGGCACTGCCATGACCGCGAACGGCGACCTCTATTTCGGCGATCTCGCGACCAACGCCATCAAGCGCCGTACCGCCGGCGGCACCATCACCACGGTCCTTCAGGACGCGCGCCTGCACTGGGTCGATGCGCCCGACATCGACGAGGACGGCTTCATCTGGCTTCCCACGCCCCAAATGGATCGCGTGGCGCTTTTCAACGGCGGCGTCTCCAACGTCGACCAGCCCGTCCGGCTTTATCGACTGCGCGTCAAATGA